One window of Camelina sativa cultivar DH55 chromosome 4, Cs, whole genome shotgun sequence genomic DNA carries:
- the LOC104779504 gene encoding defensin-like protein 8 encodes MKLSNRVLSSILLISFIFLAATTEMGLADKICKTRSDRFSGVCFSDNNCTIICSQFKKFERGHCEFDGALRCCLCTKAC; translated from the exons atgaagctcTCAAACCGTGTTCTTTCATCCATTCTCCTgatctcttttatctttcttgCTGCCACTACAG agatgggTTTGGCGGATAAAATATGCAAGACACGGAGCGATCGTTTCTCAGGTGTGTGCTTTAGTGATAACAATTGTACCATCATCTgcagccaattcaagaaatttgaaagaggTCACTGCGAATTCGACGGAGCCTTACGTTGTTGTTTATGCACCAAAGCGTGTTAA
- the LOC109132635 gene encoding defensin-like protein 8: MKLSNRVLSALLLISSILLAVTTEMGFADKICKTRSQRFSGVCLSNFNCAITCQLFEEFENGNCEFDGVFRRCLCSKPC, from the exons ATGAAGCTCTCCAACCGTGTTCTTTCAGCCCTTCTCCTTATTTCTTCTATCCTACTTGCTGTCACTACAG agatgggTTTTGCGGATAAAATATGCAAGACACGGAGCCAACGTTTCTCAGGTGTGTGCTTGAGCAATTTCAATTGTGCCATAACCTGCCAACTATTTGAGGAATTTGAAAATGGTAATTGCGAATTCGATGGAGTCTTCCGTCGTTGTTTATGCTCCAAACCCTGTTAA